From one Bacteroidia bacterium genomic stretch:
- a CDS encoding NAD(P)H-dependent oxidoreductase subunit E — translation MNKEILNTVDRIVADKGTAVNNVIPILQAIQTEFNYLPEEALQRVCETTDISSARIKSVSTFYSQFRHQQVGKHIINVCVGTACHVKGAMLVYDAFRRELKLNDQTDTDAQGLFTVSKVACLGCCTIAPVVQIDDITYGHVTTDKISEILQDFLSQKNNPYLKKEKKSAVESNIKGEVRIGLGSCCVASGSFEVKDELEKTLNNNKINVNVKQVGCVGICNQVPMMEIVKEGEETAIYTKIQPEDVRKILLKHFKTDSFITEFKNRFYNFIENVAVNDVPVTINNYSSEKRDTPVSEFLQSQINIATEYRGVIKPLDFDEYVKLGGFVALKKCLHELNSEQIIEEVKLSGLRGRGGAGFPSGLKWEIVRNAKSDVKYVICNGDEGDPGAFMDRMLLESYPFRIIEGMLIAAYAVGATHGIFYIRAEYKLAVKQITTALEICKENKVLGNNIFNSGFTFNIELFQGAGAFICGEETALIASVEGDRGFPSLRPPYPSESGLWDKPTLINNTETFSLVSWIFRNSASEFNKIGTDKSKGTKVFALAGKVNRGGLIEVPMGTTIKQIVEEIGGSIANGKTFKAVQIGGPSGGCIPASMSDITIDYESLIHAGAMMGSGGLVVLDETDCMVDIARYFLSFTQDQSCGKCTFCRVGTKRMLDILNKICDGEGKPEDLDKLEQLALKTKKGSLCGLGKSAPNPVLSTLQYYRHEYESHINGSCPTGKCKNIIRYEITTDCIGCTMCAQRCPSDAIEAKPHELHFVVSAKCIKCDICKQICPTGAVITR, via the coding sequence ATGAATAAAGAAATATTAAATACTGTTGATAGAATTGTTGCTGATAAAGGTACTGCGGTGAACAATGTTATTCCTATTTTGCAGGCAATTCAAACAGAATTTAATTATTTACCAGAAGAAGCACTTCAAAGAGTCTGTGAAACAACGGATATTTCTTCAGCAAGAATTAAAAGTGTTTCAACTTTTTATTCTCAATTTAGACATCAACAGGTCGGAAAACATATAATAAATGTTTGTGTTGGTACAGCTTGTCATGTAAAAGGTGCAATGCTTGTTTATGATGCATTTAGAAGAGAATTAAAATTAAATGACCAAACAGATACTGACGCTCAAGGATTGTTTACAGTATCTAAAGTTGCTTGTCTTGGCTGTTGCACCATTGCTCCGGTTGTTCAGATTGATGATATAACCTATGGTCATGTAACAACGGATAAAATTTCTGAAATATTACAGGATTTTTTAAGTCAGAAAAATAATCCTTATCTAAAAAAGGAAAAAAAATCTGCTGTTGAATCCAATATTAAAGGAGAAGTAAGAATTGGTCTTGGTTCCTGTTGTGTTGCAAGTGGAAGTTTTGAAGTAAAGGATGAGCTTGAAAAAACATTAAACAATAATAAAATAAATGTAAATGTAAAGCAGGTTGGGTGTGTTGGAATCTGTAATCAAGTGCCAATGATGGAAATTGTTAAAGAGGGTGAGGAGACAGCTATATACACTAAAATTCAACCTGAAGATGTAAGAAAAATTTTATTAAAACATTTTAAAACTGATAGTTTTATTACTGAATTCAAAAATCGGTTTTATAATTTTATCGAGAATGTTGCTGTAAATGATGTTCCTGTAACAATAAATAATTATTCTTCAGAAAAAAGAGATACTCCTGTTTCTGAATTTTTGCAAAGTCAAATTAATATTGCAACAGAGTATCGAGGTGTTATAAAACCTTTGGATTTCGACGAATATGTTAAACTTGGCGGTTTTGTTGCCTTAAAAAAATGCTTGCATGAATTAAATTCAGAACAAATAATTGAAGAAGTAAAGTTAAGTGGATTAAGAGGTAGAGGAGGAGCAGGTTTCCCTTCTGGTCTCAAATGGGAAATTGTGAGGAATGCGAAATCTGATGTGAAATATGTGATTTGTAACGGAGATGAAGGAGACCCTGGCGCATTTATGGATAGAATGTTATTAGAATCTTATCCATTTAGAATTATTGAAGGTATGCTAATTGCAGCATACGCAGTTGGCGCAACTCATGGTATATTTTACATTCGTGCTGAATATAAACTTGCAGTAAAACAAATAACAACTGCTTTAGAAATTTGTAAAGAAAATAAAGTTTTAGGAAACAATATTTTTAACTCTGGTTTTACATTTAATATTGAACTTTTTCAAGGTGCAGGAGCTTTTATCTGTGGTGAAGAAACTGCCTTAATTGCTTCTGTTGAAGGTGACAGAGGATTTCCATCACTTCGTCCACCTTATCCTTCTGAAAGTGGTCTATGGGATAAGCCAACATTGATAAATAATACAGAAACTTTCTCATTAGTTTCATGGATTTTTAGAAATAGTGCAAGTGAATTCAATAAAATAGGTACAGATAAAAGCAAAGGAACAAAGGTGTTTGCTTTAGCTGGAAAGGTAAATCGTGGCGGATTAATTGAAGTTCCGATGGGTACCACTATAAAACAAATTGTAGAAGAAATTGGTGGTAGTATTGCAAATGGTAAAACATTTAAGGCAGTTCAAATTGGCGGACCATCTGGTGGCTGCATTCCAGCTTCAATGTCAGATATAACTATTGATTATGAATCTTTGATTCATGCAGGAGCAATGATGGGCTCTGGTGGATTGGTAGTGTTAGATGAAACCGATTGCATGGTTGATATTGCAAGGTATTTTCTTTCATTTACCCAAGATCAATCATGTGGAAAATGTACATTTTGCAGAGTTGGGACAAAAAGAATGCTTGATATTTTAAATAAAATATGCGATGGCGAAGGCAAACCTGAAGATTTAGATAAACTAGAACAACTTGCACTAAAAACGAAGAAAGGAAGTTTATGTGGACTTGGAAAATCTGCTCCAAATCCTGTTTTATCAACACTACAGTATTACAGACATGAATACGAATCTCATATCAATGGTTCTTGCCCTACAGGAAAATGTAAAAATATTATTAGATATGAAATAACAACCGATTGTATTGGCTGTACTATGTGTGCACAAAGGTGCCCGTCAGATGCAATTGAAGCAAAGCCACATGAATTACATTTCGTTGTATCTGCTAAATGTATTAAGTGTGATATTTGTAAACAGATTTGTCCGACAGGAGCGGTAATAACAAGGTAG
- a CDS encoding PQQ-binding-like beta-propeller repeat protein: protein MIKEKEYNNSKARFWKSVLIIAGVFSFALCILIIGNYFQINKADPVNTKVINTLVERLNQNPGDQALRNEIREFDLLARKAYFTNQWQIRFGGYLLLFGIIVMVIAVLMMDSTKNKVQAVTFVKDDKLPNTQRNARKWITIGGLLLAVITLIFAFLSHNELGNKFSQKDSLESNLNLNDSLIANSNIIQNSDTLKINSDTAIVDTSKTATLIEFPTAAMMSNFPSFRGPGGNGIDYHKNIPTSWDGASGKNIKWKTTIPLPGYNSPVVWGEKVFLTGANGTKQQVYCFDKKSGNILWTADVSGIDGSPSTAPKVTDDTGYSAPTVTTDGEKVYAIFATGDIIALDMKGNKVWARNIGVPANHYGHSSSLMLFENKIIVQFDQNNGAKVMALSTQSGKTIWSTPRKVKISWASPVIVNTGSRVEILLIAEPYVASYDPSTGKELWKIDCTSGEVGPSVAYANGIVFALNEYAKLVAIQIGDQPKILWENNDYLSDVPSPVANDKYLFVVTSYGEVACYNPKTGDKYWNHEFGTGTYSSPILIGERVYLMDKKGTMHIFKADKTFSSVGDPKLGENTVSTPAFADGKIFVRAGNNLYCIGK, encoded by the coding sequence ATGATAAAAGAAAAAGAATATAATAACTCAAAAGCTCGTTTCTGGAAATCAGTATTGATTATTGCAGGGGTATTTTCTTTTGCTTTATGCATTCTGATTATTGGGAATTATTTTCAGATAAATAAAGCCGATCCAGTAAATACAAAAGTTATAAATACTCTAGTTGAAAGGTTAAATCAAAATCCCGGAGATCAGGCTTTGAGAAATGAAATAAGAGAATTTGATTTACTTGCACGAAAAGCATATTTTACAAATCAATGGCAAATACGTTTTGGCGGTTATTTATTGTTATTTGGAATCATTGTTATGGTTATTGCGGTATTAATGATGGATTCTACAAAAAACAAAGTACAGGCAGTTACTTTTGTTAAAGATGATAAATTGCCAAATACCCAAAGGAACGCAAGAAAATGGATAACTATTGGAGGCCTTTTATTAGCTGTAATTACATTAATATTTGCTTTTTTATCTCATAATGAACTCGGAAATAAATTTTCTCAAAAAGATTCTTTAGAAAGTAATTTAAATTTGAATGATTCATTAATTGCTAACTCTAACATTATTCAGAATAGTGATACTTTAAAAATCAATTCTGATACAGCAATTGTTGATACTTCTAAAACTGCTACTCTAATTGAATTTCCAACAGCTGCAATGATGAGTAATTTTCCTTCTTTCCGTGGACCTGGTGGTAATGGGATTGATTATCATAAAAATATTCCAACTAGTTGGGATGGTGCAAGTGGCAAAAATATTAAATGGAAAACTACTATTCCGCTACCGGGTTATAATTCACCAGTTGTATGGGGTGAAAAAGTGTTCTTAACAGGTGCAAATGGCACAAAGCAACAAGTATATTGTTTTGATAAAAAATCGGGGAATATATTGTGGACAGCAGATGTAAGTGGAATAGACGGTTCTCCTTCAACTGCACCTAAAGTAACTGATGATACTGGATATTCTGCACCTACTGTAACAACAGATGGTGAAAAAGTGTATGCGATTTTTGCCACAGGAGATATTATAGCATTGGATATGAAGGGCAATAAAGTTTGGGCTCGAAATATTGGGGTTCCTGCTAACCATTATGGACATTCATCTTCTTTAATGTTATTTGAGAATAAAATAATTGTTCAGTTTGATCAGAATAATGGTGCAAAGGTGATGGCTCTTTCAACTCAATCTGGTAAAACAATTTGGAGTACACCCCGAAAAGTAAAAATTTCATGGGCTTCACCTGTAATTGTTAATACAGGTTCAAGAGTTGAAATTCTATTAATTGCTGAACCATATGTTGCTTCATACGATCCTTCAACAGGTAAAGAATTATGGAAAATTGATTGTACTTCAGGTGAAGTCGGACCATCTGTTGCTTATGCCAATGGAATTGTATTTGCGTTAAATGAATATGCAAAATTAGTAGCAATACAAATAGGAGATCAACCTAAAATACTTTGGGAGAATAATGATTATTTGTCCGACGTTCCTAGTCCGGTTGCAAATGATAAATATTTGTTTGTTGTTACCAGTTATGGTGAAGTAGCCTGTTATAATCCTAAAACTGGTGACAAATACTGGAATCATGAATTTGGAACAGGTACTTATTCTTCACCAATACTGATAGGTGAGAGAGTTTATTTAATGGACAAAAAAGGAACCATGCATATATTCAAAGCTGATAAAACATTTAGTTCTGTTGGCGATCCTAAACTTGGCGAAAATACTGTTTCTACTCCTGCATTTGCTGATGGAAAAATATTTGTAAGGGCTGGTAATAATCTTTATTGTATTGGAAAATAA
- a CDS encoding 4Fe-4S binding protein: MNKIKNILLFFFFVIISLQAFDLSAKNRFPKPEFESGHVQPETITPAPRAMILEYLDVLVLIVALSLISWLILKKRSRKGVFWMSVFTILYFGFYKQGCVCAVGSVQNVTLALFNESYNIPITALLFFVIPLLYTLFFGRTFCAGVCPLGAIQDIFAFRPMPIKAWLEKVLGIIPFIYLGLAILYAATGTDFIICRYDPFIGFYRFDATFMMFMLGAIFLLVGVFIARPYCRFLCSYGALLNIVSRFSFKHMTITPANCINCKLCESSCPFGAINIPAPVKEKEKTEVIVKRYVLLSVIVPVLVFAGGYIASNFHENLAMVNHKVKLATEVMNNTNFGVKDKEAIEITAFKSSGQTIDQLYSEAAIIIDEFYIGSWIFGCFIGLVFGLTLVSLTVFKYHSDYSPNKATCHSCARCMDYCPVLPNKK, translated from the coding sequence ATGAATAAAATCAAAAACATATTATTGTTTTTCTTTTTTGTAATAATTTCATTACAAGCTTTTGATTTGTCCGCAAAAAATCGTTTCCCAAAACCTGAATTTGAATCGGGCCATGTTCAACCAGAGACAATAACACCAGCTCCAAGAGCAATGATTCTTGAATATTTGGATGTGTTGGTATTGATTGTTGCACTCAGTCTAATATCATGGTTAATTCTTAAAAAACGTTCAAGAAAAGGTGTTTTCTGGATGTCCGTTTTTACCATACTTTATTTTGGGTTTTACAAACAAGGCTGTGTATGTGCGGTTGGATCAGTCCAAAATGTTACCCTTGCGCTTTTTAATGAAAGTTACAATATTCCAATTACTGCTCTTTTGTTTTTTGTAATACCATTACTGTATACATTGTTTTTTGGGAGAACATTTTGTGCTGGAGTATGTCCTTTAGGCGCAATTCAAGATATTTTTGCATTTCGGCCAATGCCAATAAAGGCATGGTTAGAGAAAGTTCTTGGAATTATTCCATTTATATATTTAGGATTAGCAATTTTATATGCTGCAACAGGCACCGATTTTATAATTTGCAGATATGATCCATTTATTGGATTTTACAGATTTGATGCCACTTTTATGATGTTTATGCTCGGGGCAATATTCCTTTTAGTAGGAGTATTTATTGCAAGACCTTATTGTCGTTTTTTATGTTCTTATGGAGCTTTATTGAATATTGTTAGTCGTTTTTCATTTAAGCATATGACAATAACACCTGCAAATTGCATTAATTGTAAGTTATGTGAGAGTTCTTGTCCTTTTGGAGCTATTAATATACCTGCTCCTGTTAAAGAAAAAGAGAAAACTGAGGTAATTGTTAAGCGATATGTTTTGTTAAGTGTTATTGTTCCTGTATTAGTTTTTGCAGGTGGATATATTGCTTCAAATTTTCACGAAAACCTTGCTATGGTTAATCATAAAGTGAAACTAGCAACAGAAGTAATGAATAATACAAATTTTGGAGTAAAAGATAAAGAGGCAATAGAAATAACTGCTTTTAAATCGTCAGGTCAAACAATAGATCAATTGTATTCAGAAGCTGCTATTATTATTGATGAATTTTATATCGGAAGTTGGATTTTTGGTTGCTTTATAGGTCTTGTTTTTGGTTTAACATTGGTTAGTTTAACAGTATTTAAATATCATTCGGATTATAGTCCTAACAAAGCTACTTGTCACAGTTGTGCAAGATGTATGGATTATTGCCCGGTTTTACCAAATAAAAAATGA
- a CDS encoding ferredoxin, which produces MSSEEKYKITRREFIRKGMQLSILIGLGSIAGGLITKTISEKTVWQLDTKKCTQCGRCATSCVKKPSAVKCFHAYDMCGYCDLCGGYFKPGTKDLTTAAENQLCPTSALKRKFIEEPFFEYEIDKELCIGCGKCVKGCGAFGNGSLQLQVSQDLCDNCNECSIARDCPSNAFSRVLSSDSYLMLGLRDSNKWKNKL; this is translated from the coding sequence ATGAGTTCTGAAGAAAAATATAAAATCACTCGTCGTGAATTCATTCGAAAAGGAATGCAATTATCTATCCTTATTGGGTTGGGAAGCATTGCTGGTGGACTGATTACAAAAACTATTTCTGAAAAAACTGTCTGGCAACTCGATACAAAAAAATGCACTCAATGTGGACGATGTGCCACAAGTTGTGTGAAAAAACCTTCAGCTGTAAAATGTTTTCATGCATATGATATGTGTGGATACTGCGATTTATGTGGTGGATATTTTAAACCGGGAACTAAAGATTTAACAACAGCCGCAGAAAATCAACTTTGTCCAACAAGTGCATTAAAACGAAAATTTATTGAAGAACCATTTTTTGAATATGAAATAGATAAAGAACTTTGTATTGGCTGTGGTAAATGTGTGAAAGGTTGTGGAGCTTTTGGTAATGGTTCACTTCAACTTCAGGTTAGTCAGGATTTATGTGATAATTGCAATGAATGTTCAATTGCAAGAGATTGTCCATCAAATGCATTTTCAAGAGTATTGAGTTCAGATTCATATTTAATGCTTGGTTTAAGAGATTCTAACAAATGGAAAAACAAACTATAA
- a CDS encoding GxxExxY protein encodes MTENELSNIIIGSAIEVHTALGPGLLESAYKECLFYKINKSGLFVEKEKAMPLIFEEVRLDCGYRIDLLVENKLVLELKSVECLNDIHLAQTLTYLKLGNYKLGLLINFNVLRLKDGIKRVVNGL; translated from the coding sequence ATGACTGAAAATGAATTGTCAAATATAATAATTGGTTCAGCTATAGAAGTTCACACTGCACTTGGTCCGGGTTTACTGGAAAGTGCTTATAAAGAATGTTTATTTTATAAAATAAATAAGTCAGGTTTGTTTGTCGAAAAAGAAAAAGCAATGCCATTAATATTTGAAGAAGTTAGACTGGATTGCGGATATAGAATAGATTTACTTGTTGAGAATAAGTTAGTGTTAGAGTTAAAAAGTGTTGAGTGTTTAAATGATATTCACCTTGCTCAAACTTTAACATATTTGAAACTTGGAAATTATAAATTGGGTTTATTGATAAATTTTAATGTATTGAGGTTAAAAGATGGTATCAAAAGAGTTGTTAATGGACTATAA
- a CDS encoding PQQ-like beta-propeller repeat protein, translated as MFEKNITKYIIILLALISITVFVLWFVHDPVKDFKASLPGLDNRPPRSADTNIIVKIGEKFTSLKEYSSTLTGKWPHFRGADFDNINKENIKLIDNFGKDGPKIIWKLDMGEGHAAAAIYNGKVYVLDYNEAKKADVLKCLSLETGDELWRRFYAVHIKRNHGISRTIPAVNDKYVVTIGPKGHVMCISSLNGDLLWGIDLEREYKTEIPFWNTGQCPFIDNDVAVIATGGDAIMIGVDCATGKVLWKTPNPDKWKMSHSSIMPMTFGGKKMYVYSAIGGVCGISAEGSDVGKLLWKTTEFGPNVVAPSPVILNNGKVFITAGYGVGAMLFQLTGVAGNFSVKVLQKYLPTEGVASEQQTPIFYKGLMFAILPKNAGGLRDQFVCCNPDNCKKILWSSGKDIRFGLGPYIIADDKFYIVDDDGTLTIAEANTSKFVLLSKTKVMDGQDAWGPIAIADGKLIMRDSKQMICIDIKK; from the coding sequence ATGTTTGAGAAGAATATAACAAAATATATAATTATTCTTCTTGCTTTAATTAGCATTACTGTTTTTGTATTATGGTTTGTTCATGATCCTGTAAAGGATTTTAAAGCTAGTCTTCCAGGTTTGGATAATAGACCACCCAGATCTGCTGATACAAATATTATTGTAAAAATTGGTGAAAAATTTACTTCTTTGAAAGAATACTCTTCAACACTAACAGGTAAATGGCCACATTTTCGAGGAGCCGATTTTGATAATATTAACAAAGAGAACATAAAACTTATTGATAATTTTGGGAAAGATGGTCCTAAAATAATTTGGAAATTGGATATGGGCGAAGGCCATGCTGCTGCTGCAATTTATAATGGAAAAGTTTATGTTTTAGATTATAATGAAGCGAAAAAAGCTGATGTTCTAAAATGTCTATCTCTTGAAACTGGTGATGAATTATGGAGAAGATTTTATGCTGTTCATATAAAACGTAATCATGGAATTTCAAGAACAATTCCTGCAGTAAACGACAAATATGTTGTTACAATTGGTCCAAAGGGACATGTAATGTGTATTAGTTCTTTAAATGGTGATTTGTTATGGGGGATTGATTTAGAAAGAGAATATAAAACCGAAATTCCTTTTTGGAATACTGGTCAGTGTCCGTTTATTGATAATGATGTTGCTGTTATTGCCACAGGTGGAGATGCCATAATGATTGGTGTTGATTGCGCAACAGGAAAAGTGCTTTGGAAAACTCCTAATCCTGATAAATGGAAAATGTCACATTCGTCAATAATGCCAATGACTTTTGGCGGAAAGAAAATGTATGTATATTCTGCTATTGGTGGTGTCTGCGGAATTTCTGCAGAAGGAAGTGATGTAGGTAAATTGTTATGGAAAACAACTGAGTTTGGTCCAAATGTGGTTGCTCCATCGCCAGTGATTTTAAATAATGGAAAAGTATTTATTACTGCGGGTTATGGAGTAGGAGCAATGCTTTTTCAACTTACCGGAGTTGCAGGAAATTTTTCTGTAAAGGTTCTTCAAAAATATCTACCAACAGAAGGAGTAGCTTCAGAACAACAGACACCAATTTTTTATAAAGGATTAATGTTTGCAATACTTCCAAAAAATGCAGGTGGTTTGCGCGATCAGTTTGTGTGTTGCAATCCTGATAATTGTAAGAAAATTCTTTGGTCGAGTGGAAAAGATATTCGTTTTGGTTTAGGTCCATATATTATTGCTGATGATAAATTTTATATTGTTGATGATGATGGCACTTTAACAATTGCAGAAGCTAATACCTCAAAATTTGTATTGTTAAGTAAAACCAAAGTTATGGATGGGCAGGATGCATGGGGTCCCATTGCCATTGCTGATGGAAAGTTAATTATGAGAGATTCAAAACAAATGATATGTATAGATATTAAAAAATAA